In a single window of the Rhineura floridana isolate rRhiFlo1 chromosome 3, rRhiFlo1.hap2, whole genome shotgun sequence genome:
- the LOC133381536 gene encoding zinc finger protein ZFP2-like translates to MWPAQGLVTFEEVALHFPEDEWALLDPGQRALYMEVMADVHEMITSLGGVRRIMAEGEPSEMSPERPEEQKKEQEVGSQDGAEREEESKMQKPGDESRTSQGGEYKIQQETHCPKEMRMLPECSKILSCQQVLKQRGHMTEKAYNFLECGKGFLDKSSLARHQTVHAREKLNSSLSCGESISISQSGRLSSLQKQHIGKNTYKFTEGGNSCSDQSVIVRHETIYTAEKLYECLECGENFRQDYQLARHQRSHTGGKAYIWPDYGKCFTQRYNLTRHQKTHTGKKPYTHSDGGEHQREEKKYECLECGKRFCHRSNLSVHKRVHAGHKPYKCLECGKSFSQSGNLTVHQRTHSGDKPYKCLECGKSFSQSATFSIHERTHTGDKPYKCLECGKSFNCSSSLTMHQRTHTGDKPYKCYECGKSFSQSSDVTKHQRIHTGDKPYKCLECGKSFSHSSSLTVHQRTHTGDKPYKCLECGKSFSQSSKLTMHQRIHTGDKPYKCLECGKSFSHSSSLTVHQRTHTGDKPYKCLECGKSFSQSRNLTVHQRTHSGDKPYKCLECGKDFSNSSAFTMHQRTHSGEKHKCLECDKSFSRVDSLTVHQRTHTGDKPYKCLECGKSFSRSGNVTKHQRIHTGDKPYQCLECGKSFRESGHLTSHQRIHTGEKPHQCLECGKSFSRSGHLTSHQRIHTGDKPHQCLECGRSFSRSGHLALHQRTNTGDKPYKCYECGKSSNCTSSLTMHQRIHTGDKPYKCLECGKSFSHSSSLTVHQRTHTGDKPYKCLECGKSFSRSSILTMHQRTHTGDKPYKCLECGKSFSQSGKLTMHQRTHSGD, encoded by the exons ATGTGGCCAGCTCAG ggtctggtgacctttgaggaggtggccttGCATTTCCCAGAGGATGAATGGGCCCTGTTGGATCCAGGCCAGAGAGCCCTTTACATGGAGGTCATGGCGGACGTTCATGAGATGATAACCTCCCTGG GAGGTGTCCGGAGGATCATGGCTGAGGGGGAACCCTCAGAAATGTCACCAGAAAGACCTGAAGAGCAGAAGAAGGAACAAGAAGTggggagtcaagatggagcagagagggaagaggagagcaaAATGCAGAAGCCGGGAGATGAATCCAGAACTTCTCAGGGTGGTGAATATAAAATTCAACAGGAAACTCATTGCCCAAAGGAAATGAGAATGCTTCCTGAGTGCAGTAAAATCTTAAGCTGCCAACAAGTCCTCAAACAGCGAGGGCATATGACGGAGAAGGCATACAATTTTTTGGAATGTGGGAAGGGATTCCTTGATAAATCGAGCCTTGCTAGACACCAGACAGTTCACGCTAGAGAGAAACTGAATTCATCCTTAAGCTGTGGGGAAAGTATCAGTATTAGTCAGAGTGGAAGGCTCAGTTCCCTTCAAAAACAGCATATAGGAAAAAACACATATAAATTCACTGAAGGTGGCAACAGCTGTTCTGATCAGTCAGTGATTGTTAGGCATGAGACGATATACACTGCAGAGAAGTtgtatgaatgcttggagtgtggtgaAAACTTCAGGCAGGATTATCAACTGGCTAGACATCAGAGAAGTCATACAGGGGGAAAAGCATATATATGGCCTGACTATGGGAAATGTTTCACCCAAAGATATAATCTGACAAGACATCAGAAGACTCACACAGGCAAGAAGCCATATACGCACTCTGACGGTGGGGAACATCAAAGAGAGGAGAAAAagtatgaatgcttggagtgtggaaagagatttTGTCACAGGTCAAATCTTTCTGTACATAAAAGAGTACATGCAGGacacaaaccatataaatgcttggagtgtggaaagagcttcagtcagagcggcaaccttactgtgcatcaaagaacccattcaggggacaaaccttataaatgcttggagtgtggaaagagcttcagtcagagtgctACCTTTAGTatacatgaaagaactcacacaggggacaaaccttataaatgcttggagtgtggaaagagcttcaattgCAGTAGCTCCCTTActatgcatcaaagaactcatacaggggacaaaccttataaatgctacgagtgtggaaagagcttcagtcagagtagcgaCGTTACCaaacatcaaagaatccatacaggggacaaaccttataaatgtttggagtgtgggaagagcttcagtcacagtagctcccttactgtgcatcaaagaactcatacaggggacaaaccttataaatgcttggaatgtggaaagagcttcagtcagagtagcaagcTTACTATGcatcaaagaatccatacaggggacaaaccttataaatgtttggagtgtgggaagagcttcagtcacagtagctcccttactgtgcatcaaagaactcatacaggggacaaaccttataaatgcttggagtgtggaaagagcttcagtcagagcagaaaccttactgtgcatcaaagaacccattcaggagacaaaccttataaatgcttggagtgtggaaaggacTTCAGTAACAGTAGCGCCTTTACAATGCACCAAAGAACCCATTCAGGGGAGAaacataaatgtttggagtgtgacAAAAGCTTTAGTCGAGTTGACAGccttactgtgcatcaaagaactcatacaggggacaaaccttataaatgtttggagtgtgggaagagcttcagtcggagtggcaaTGTTACcaaacatcaaagaattcatacaggggacaaaccttatcaatgcttggagtgtggaaagagcttccgtgagagtggccaccttacttcgcaccaaagaattcatacaggggagaaacctcatcaatgcttggagtgtggaaagagcttcagtcggagtggccaccttacttcgcaccaaagaattcatacaggggacaaacctcatcaatgcttggagtgtggaaggagcttcagtcggagtggccaccttgctttgcatcaaagaactaacacaggagacaaaccttataaatgctacgagtgtggaaagagctccAATTGCACTAGCTCCCTTACTATGcatcaaagaatccatacaggggacaaaccttataaatgtttggagtgtgggaagagcttcagtcacagtagctcccttactgtgcatcaaagaactcatacaggggacaaaccttataaatgtttggaatgtgggaagagcttcagtcggagtagcatcCTTActatgcatcaaagaactcatacaggtgacaaaccttataaatgcttggagtgcggaaagagcttcagtcagagtggcaagcTTActatgcatcaaagaacccattcaGGAGActaa
- the LOC133381541 gene encoding zinc finger protein ZFP2-like translates to MWPAQSLVTFEEVALHFPEDEWALLDPGQRALYMEVMADVHEMITSLGGVRRIMAEGEPSEMSPERPEEQKKEQEVGSQDGAEREEESKMQKPGDESRTSQGGEYKIQQETHHLQEMRVPPECSKILSCQEVLKQRGHMTEKAYNFLECGKGFLDKSSLARHQTVHAREKLNSSLSCGESISISQSGGRLGSFQKQHIGGKTSKSTEGDSSCPDLSTIVRHETIYTAETFYECLECGENFRQDYQLARHQRSHTMEKTCMWPDCGKCFTQRYNLTRHQKNHTGEKPYTQSDGGEHLGNSSNLTGPKRVYTAEKPHKCWECGKTFQMSTNVNSHERAQRGEKEYECLECGKSFCESGTHTKHLRIQTGDKPYKCLECGKSFTQHFQLTKHQRTHIGNKPFKCLECAKSFTQYCQLTRHQRTHTGDKPYKCLDCGKSFTQYCHLTGHQRTHTGDKPYKCLECGKSFSLSGTLTKHLRIHTGAKPYRCFECGKSFSQSGTLTAHQRTHTGDKLYKFLECGKSITQYHHLTRHQRTHTGDKLYKCLECGKSFSQSGNLSSHQRTHTGDKPYKCLACGKSFTQNGNLISHQRTHSGDKPYKCLECGKDFSHNSALTRHQRTHTGEKPYKCFECGKSFSHSCTLTVHQRIHTGEKPYKCFECGKSFSDNSTFTVHQRTHTGEKPHKCFECGKSFSHSGTLIAHQRFHMGDCDDPVLV, encoded by the exons ATGTGGCCAGCTCAG agtctggtgacctttgaggaggtggccttGCATTTCCCAGAGGAtgaatgggccctgctggatccaggCCAGAGAGCCCTTTACATGGAGGTCATGGCGGACGTTCATGAGATGATAACCTCCCTGG GAGGTGTCCGGAGGATCATGGCTGAGGGGGAACCCTCAGAAATGTCACCAGAAAGACCTGAAGAGCAGAAGAAGGAACAAGAAGTggggagtcaagatggagcagagagggaagaggagagcaaAATGCAGAAGCCGGGAGATGAATCCAGAACTTCTCAGGGTGGTGAATATAAAATTCAACAGGAAACTCATCACCTACAGGAAATGAGAGTGCCTCCAGAGTGCAGTAAAATCTTAAGCTGCCAAGAAGTCCTCAAACAGCGAGGGCATATGACGGAGAAGGCATACAATTTTTTGGAATGTGGGAAGGGATTCCTTGATAAATCGAGCCTTGCTAGACACCAGACAGTTCACGCTAGAGAGAAACTGAATTCATCCTTAAGCTGTGGGGAAAGTATCAGTATTAGTCAGAGTGGTGGAAGGCTTGGTTCCTTTCAAAAACAACATATAGGGGGAAAAACATCTAAATCTACTGAAGGTGACAGTAGCTGTCCTGATCTGTCAACGATTGTTAGGCATGAGACGATATACACTGCAGAGACAttttatgaatgcttggagtgtggtgaAAACTTCAGGCAGGATTATCAACTGGCTAGACATCAGAGAAGTCACACGATGGAAAAAACATGTATGTGGCCTGACTGTGGGAAATGTTTCACCCAGAGATATAATCTGACAAGACATCAGAAGAAtcacacaggtgagaagccataTACACAGTCTGATGGTGGGGAACATCTCGGCAATAGCTCAAATCTTACTGGACCTAAGAGAGTGTACACAGCAgagaaaccacataaatgctgggagtgtggaaagaccttccaAATGAGCACAAATGTCAATTCACATGAAAGAGCTCAAAGAGGGGAGAAAGaatatgaatgcttggagtgcggaaagagcttctgtgAGAGTGGCACCCATACTAAACATCTAAGAATCCagacaggggacaaaccttacaaatgtttggagtgtggaaagagcttcactcagCATTTCCAGCTAAccaaacatcaaagaactcatatagggaacaaaccttttaaatgcttggagtgtgcaaAGAGCTTCACTCAGTATTGCCAGCTTACTAGACATcagagaactcatacaggggacaaaccttataaatgtttggattgtggaaagagcttcactcagTATTGCCACCTTACTGGACATCAAAGAacacatacaggggacaaaccttataaatgcttggagtgtggaaagagcttcagtctgaGTGGCACACTTACTAAACATCTAAGAATCCATACAGGGGCCAAACCTTATAGATGCTTCgaatgcggaaagagcttcagtcagagtggcacccttactgctcatcaaagaactcatacaggggacaaactttATAAAtttttggagtgtggaaagagcatcACTCAGTATCACCACcttactagacatcaaagaactcatacaggggacaaactttataaatgtttggagtgtgggaagagcttcagtcagagtggcaacctttcttcgcatcaaagaacgcatacaggggacaaaccttataaatgcttggcgtgtgggaagagcttcactcAGAACGGCAACCTtatttcacatcaaagaacccattcaggggacaagccttataaatgcttggagtgtggaaaggacTTCAGTCACAATAGCGCCcttactagacatcaaagaacccatacaggggagaagccttataaatgcttcgagtgtggaaagagcttcagtcacagttgcacccttactgtacatcaaagaattcatacaggggagaaaccttataaatgctttgaatgtggaaagagcttcagtgacaataGCACCtttactgtgcatcaaagaacccatacaggggagaaacctcataaatgctttgaatgtggaaagagcttcagtcacagtggcaCCCTTATTGCTCATCAAAGATTTCATATGGGGGACTGTGATGATCccgtattagtgtaa